One segment of Ziziphus jujuba cultivar Dongzao chromosome 12, ASM3175591v1 DNA contains the following:
- the LOC107429222 gene encoding beta-amyrin 28-monooxygenase, translated as MHDIISLMISKPDPTTGKFMAVSEIADKALGLLSGAFNSPSIATAFVMKYLGERLQVFHKVGNEQMEIASSKKAGEALNWEDIQKMKYSWNVALEAMRLQPPIQVIFREALTDFTYEGYTIPKGRKVYWTVSTTTMNPECFSTPEEFDPTRFEREGPPPYTNIPFGSGPRSTCPRRDYAGLEILTFMHHVKKLMNIDIIQSSCMIEIGMRLSYSVMPPQAKGWNGMNPKFASKIVEQVAGQWFCLNVYNLKVRRKKTCDKMSCGNLFPNKVIINLDMLGMAMENWIHCHMQSTEIVTKKLWMFEKRNTNIS; from the exons ATGCATGATATCATATCATTGATGATCAGTAAACCTGACCCCACTACTGGAAAATTCATGGCTGTGAGCGAAATTGCTGATAAAGCTTTGGGATTACTTTCCGGAGCATTTAATTCACCTTCCATTGCTACGGCTTTTGTTATGAAGTATCTTGGAGAAAGACTTCAAGTTTTTCATAAAGTCGGAAATG AACAAATGGAGATTGCAAGCTCTAAAAAGGCAGGTGAAGCACTTAATTGGGAGGATATACAGAAGATGAAGTATTCATGGAATGTAGCACTTGAAGCAATGAGGCTACAACCACCAATTCAAGTAATATTTAGAGAGGCGTTGACGGACTTCACCTATGAAGGCTATACAATTCCTAAAGGAAGGAAg GTGTATTGGACAGTTAGCACAACAACTATGAATCCAGAATGTTTCTCGACACCAGAAGAGTTTGATCCGACAAGGTTCGAGAGAGAAGGTCCTCCACCGTATACGAATATCCCATTTGGGAGTGGTCCTAGAAGTACTTGTCCTAGAAGAGACTATGCTGGCCTTGAAATTCTCACATTTATGCATCATGTGAAGAAGTTGATGAATATTGATATTATTCAATCAAG TTGCATGATTGAGATTGGGATGAGATTGAGCTATTCTGTCATGCCCCCTCAAGCTAAAGGGTGGAATGGAATGAACCCCAAGTTTGCCTCAAAAATTGTGGAACAAGTCGCCGGTCAATGGTTTTGTCTTAATGTCTACAATTTGAAGGTGAGAAGGAAGAAAACGTGTGACAAGATGTCCTGTGGCAACCTATTCCCTAACAAAGTGATAATCAATTTGGACATGCTTGGTATGGCCATGGAGAATTGGATTCATTGTCATATGCAAAGCACTGAGATTGTCACAAAGAAGCTGTGGATGTTTGAGAAGAGGAACACCAATATCTCGTAA